The following nucleotide sequence is from Lathamus discolor isolate bLatDis1 chromosome Z, bLatDis1.hap1, whole genome shotgun sequence.
tttttacaagggcctgtagtgacaggacaagggggaatggcttaagctgacagagggaagatctagattagacattaagaaCAAATTGTTCACTATGAGGGGGGGAGAAGCACTTGAACAGGTTGCCCTGAAAAGCTGTGTTTGCCCTATCCCTGGAAATTTTCAGGTTCAGGCTGGATGGAGTtctgagcaacatggtctagtggaaagtgtccctgcccatgctaGGGGATTGGAGCTACgttatctttaaggtcccttccatcttcaaaccattctataattctgtgatctAGAAGACATCTAAATGACAACCTGGATAGGAAGACAGTAATTTTCAAATTTCATTACTTGAAGTAACTTCTTTATTTCTAAAGTAGCATTTAAATCATAGAGATTTTTGTAGCATGACACTTTTCACTTAGGAACATGGGGGAAGAAAAGTAATGAGGAAATTGGGACTGGAAATGTGCAAGGACTTACGGTTGCATGTAAAGCTGGCACGACTCTCTTCTATACTTGTTCTTTTCTACACTTGCTCTGTTGTGTGGCAGAATGATtatagttttgttttgattCTTTATTGTTGCCACTTAGCTTGTTCTCCATCTCCATGGGAGTGTCTCAGAAACTTGGCAAAAGTGTGTTTTGTTACAATTGTGTTTCTGTAGGTCCAATTAATCGGGAGATGCGTCATCTCATCAGCAGCCTCCAAAACCACAACCACCAGCTGAAGGGAGAGGTGTTAAGATACAAGCGCAAACTGAGAGAGGCCCAATCTGACTTGAGCAAGGTATTAGAGCAGAAAGTGCTTTGGAGAAAGGGGAATGCTGTCAGTCTTGCCTGCAATATCAACTTTTCTGATATGGCATGCAGTGTAACTTTTGATGGAGCTCTACACTCTACCTTAAGCTTCCACTTACCAAATGAACGGTCTTCCTTTGTAGGAGTAGAGTGCTCTATGGAAAGTAATAGAAATTGTGGAGGGGGCATGCAAGCATGGATCTGGGTAGACAAAGGGAGGGAGATAAGGTAGACTTCTGGTGAAGAACTTAATGTTTTGTCTTCGTTCTTGCTATGCTGCAACAGATCCGCTCTCGCAGTGGTAGTGCTCTCTTGCAGTCTCAGTCCagcactgaagaaacaaaagaggaaCCTCCAGAGATCAAGCAGGAGCCCGATGATCCTTCTGCCCAAGTGTCTCTTCCCAAGGCCACTTCTGAAGATATTACTGAAATGAAGGCCAGGCGAGATGAAGAGGAACGGGAGCGAGAGAgacgggagagggagagagaacgagagaaggaaaaagagaaagagagagagcgggagaaggagaaagaaaaggaacgcGAGCgggaaaaacagaagcagaaggaatctgagaaggagagagaatccaaagagaaggagaaggggaagcatgaagatggaagaaagaaggaggctgaAGTGATCAAGCAGCTGAAGGCTGAACTGAAGTAAGAGTtgttctccctccctttcctgcttGAGTAGTGCTTAAACTGAAGGGTTTGTGCGAGATGACCTTGTAGCTTATGAGATCAGCTTCACTGAAGCAGAGAGGTTCCTGGCACCCCCTATGTCTGATTGTGATTTGGACAAAGTAGTAAAACTTCTCCTACCACAACCTAAAACGAATTACCAAACCATTTACTTCATGGTGTGAGCCGagtaatctttattttcttctgtaataacAATTGTGTAAAGCTTTACAGCAGCAGGTTATTAGTAAAGGTCACAGTAGTCTTCATTTGCCTTGGATCAGCACTAAAGCAAAGGTGGAGAGTTTGTTGCTTCCTGTTACAGAATAtgtttcctccccaccccaatTCTCTTGACTTTTCAGTCCATGGGCCTGAACGTGCTTCTATTCAGTTTTCAGCTTGTACTCCTTGGCTGAAAGAAGCTAAGGATGACTCCATATACGTACCATATGGGAGATGGAGAGAATATTGCTCTTGAGTTTCATGCTGGATATGTAGCAGTGtagctttcctgctttttctcacagttgcCTATCTCTCTGCCTCCAGGAAAGCCCAGGAGAGTCAGAAGGAGATGAAACTGTTGTTAGATATGTACCGTTCTGCCCCCAAAGAGCAGAGAGACAAAGTACAGCTGATGGCAGCTGAGAAGAAGGCAAAAGCTGAGGTAAATCTCAtttctcatctgtttttttttttttcagtgcattaCTTGAAACTTCTTTTTGGATACTCTGCCCCTGAACtgtgttggttttgtctttgtCAAAACTGAATATTGTTTCTCTTCTCAGCTTTGTTACTTAGGAGAGAGGTTGGAATGGTCAGGAGATGAACAGGGAAATTTTACGATGTCCTCCTCTGGGAAGGGATAATCCCTTTGCCCATGCTGAGGGATGGACATGGCTCTGTCTTTCTCAGTTTCAGATTCAACCAGTAGCGAAGCCAGGCACTTGTCCCAGAGACGTACACACACAGAGGTCACTGACACAGCCCACAAAGAAGGTGCTACCTTCAACAGCGTGTACATATGGGACTCGCAAAGTATAACCATAGACAGACAagttcccttcctcctcttcagccAGCAGAGATAGAATGTCACAGTTCAGGCACATGCTAAACAATGTGTAGGTTCACAAGCACATATGCGTTTGCACATCCCTCAAGTACCAGCATGTCCCCTTGTGTTTGAAACCCCCTGTGATCCCAGGCCCTTTTACCTTCTTCATGTACAGGTCTCACAGGTAGCTAGGACTTAATTCTGTTGCAGCACATGTACGCATGGTGTAGAGAGTTAGATTACACAAAGatggttaaaaaaatatttaataagaaGATACAAGAAGATAAGACAGGCTGCAGTGATCATGCATAAGGCTGAGCCAGACAAGTGTGTACTGACTGGCCACATTTTACATGTGACTAGCTCCTTTTATGTCCTTCTCTGCCTAATCCAAATTTTTTCATTCTTGCTGTCCATTCCCCTGCGTTTCTTTCCTGGGCTTGTACAACTCTTACCGATTCCCACAGTTACCCCAGTCCAGGATCCACCCCTGGTTTACAGCCATATCAATTGCAAAGTCCAGGTTTATCTTCCTGGAAGTGGTGCCTGTAGTTTCTTGGTAACCCATCAGTTACTGTGACTGGGGagatttgttttttgtctttgcctccatgtttgttttgtcaggtctgtgtctctgtgtattttgtttctagTTTCCTCCTCTCTCCCGCCTGTTTCCCAGTTGACAGGATTCAGCCAGATAGCCTTGCTATAATAAACATTCTCACACTCTCACTTGCTCTTATCAGTTCATGTGACTGACCAGGTTGGTTCTCATCATTACCTTTCTGCTCATCTGTCAGGTTTGTCTCTGTATGTTTTGCGTGTGGCTGCTTCCTTATTATTACTTTTTGTATTGAAAAAGGTTCTTGACCAGATGCCCTTGAAGGAGCAGATGTGAGGGTACATGGATGGAGAACATGTAGAACTGCAGGACACTGATGTTCCTATTCTGATGCTGTGGAATTTTCAGAGGTTTTGAAATCAAGATCTTGGGCTTACAGCCCATCTTAATGGTCCATCTACCAGTAGTACACTTCCCTGTCAATATGAGATGGGTTCTCTTTTTCCATCCtttgaaagcagtttttccagtgtttcagagaactggggggaaaaaaaggctctTAACAACATTCAGCCAACAGTCTTGTATTTAGTGTTACGTTTGTTTTGTCCTTGCTGTAGCTCGAAGAACTGCGGCAGAGGGTCAAAGAATTGgaagacaaggagaaaaaagagagtAAAAAGATGGCTGATGAGGATGCCCTCCGCAAAATCCGAGCAGTGGAGGAGCAAATTGAGTATTTACAGAAGAAACTAGCCATGGCTAAGCAGGTGAGAACTTTCTGAAGGCTTCTGCTGGAGCATCTGGGAAGGAACTACCTTCAGGTTCCAGACAGAAAGATTACCTGAGAGAAGGAATTTCTGTCTCTGTATGTGCCAGAGATGTGAGTTTTGTCCCTgtttatgaaaacagaaaagccaaaataaaaaccccaacgatcaaaaaacccccacaacacTATGGTGTCACAGACCTCCTGGCAGGGGTGTTGGGGAATATTTGTGGCCTACATGAAGAGCACAGAGGAGAGATGTCAGTATCAGTCTTTATGGGAGGAGGctacagtttctttttaaaagtattatCTGCACAGTTCATATAATTAATACAAGTGCATGGTACTGTGGCACAACTTTTccacaaaaaaatggcttaatcTCATGATAAGAAAGCAGGAGCACCTCAGTAGGGGAGAGGCAAGCCAGTGTACTTGACTGTACTTTTTTAGAATTCAGATTGTTTTCCTTATACTACAAGACTGTTCTATCTTGTCACTTAACTCTAATGTTGAAGTGGCTTAACTGAGTTTAAGGGGCTTGGCAGTCTGTTAGTTGGAATCTGTCAAGCTGTCCACCTGTAGAATCTTTGGCCAGGTGGATATGACAGCTGTTTAGCTAGCTGCCTGAAGTTGAGAGTCATTTTCTGCCTACCTCTGGCAAAGAATGTGTCACAGCTGAATTTGCCAGCAGACAAGCCACAGTCTGTGAGTAGTTGTGGAGATACCCTGAACTAGCAGTTGTAGAAAAGAGATGGTTATGTCTAATGTGTGTAGACTTCTGaggaatgcttttctttctaacTGCTGGGAGTTACTGTTCCCTGATACTCAGACATGTTCCTTCTTCTGTGCTGGGTTTGGTGTCTCTGAGGAAAATGTCCAGGGTCATTGCAGGGAGTGCAGGAGACATTTTTGCCAGAGCCTGGGATTCTtatgcaggaggaggaggcccTGCTGTCGGAAATGGATGTCACAGGCCAAGCATTTGAAGACATGCAGGAGCAGAACATCCGCCTGATGCAGCAGCTGCGGGAGAAGGATGATGCCAACTTCAAGCTGATGTCAGAACGCATCAAGTCCAACCAGATCCACAAGCTGctgaaagaggagaaggaggagctGGCAGACCAAGTTTTGACACTGAAGACTCAGGTAACCTGAGTTATGAGAGAGGACAATGGAACTGACAGGGAAAGGTGGAGGTGTTGCAGGTTAACTGGTAGGCAGCTAAACTCTACACAGCTGCTTGCGTACTCCCCCACAGTGGGATCGGGAAGAGAATCAGGAgggcaaaagtgagaaaactggTAGGTTAGATAAAGGCAGCTTAATAGGTATAGCAAAAGCTGTgagcacaagcaaagcaaaacagatatTCATTCACTCCTTCCTATGGCAGGCAGGTAtgcagccatctccaggaaagcagggcctTATCATGTGTAATtcttacttgggaagacaaacaccatcactctgaaTGTCCCCCACTTCCTCCTTTCCACCAGCGTTTCTTGCTGAGCACAGCATCTTGTGGTATAGAATATTCCTTTGGTCAGTTTGAGTCAGCTGTCCCACTCTGTCCCATCCCAGCCTGTGCACCCTCAGCCTACTTGATGGCAAGCAGCATGAGACAGAGAAGATCTTGATACTGTGCAAGtactgttcagcagcagcaaagccagtaGTGTGTTACTGATGCTGTTTTGGTCCCAGATCCAAAACATAGCACCAAGGATACTGGTTCCAACAGTGAACCAGGATGTTGGATCACTGGTTCACTGCCTTGCAGTGATTCTGTAAGCCACCTTCCAAAAAGTAAGACTTCTTTGTTGAGAGTATTTGACTGCTAAGTTTTTAAGTGTTTGCCAGGGAGGTCTGGATACAGCTCTTAGATAGCTAATGTGTCTGTTCAGGGAGGAAAATGCAAGCTGAAGAGGTAGTCCTTGGTGATGGGGAGGCAGGGATAGTTTTAGCATTCAGATAACAACTCTGAAGACCTACAAAGCATGCATTTTGTTCCTTCTCTAactcctctctccctttccaAGGTGGATGCCCAACTGCAGGTTGTACGTaagctggaggagaaggaacaTTTACTGCAAAGCAGTATTGGAACAGGCGAGAAAGAACTGGGTCTCCGAACACAGGCCCTGGAAATGAACAAACGCAAGGTAAGTTATTGCTTGATTTCCTCTTGGATTGTAAGATGAAGTTATTGTCTTGCGGGAAGCATAGAAGGCTCCTAGCTCTCACTCATActatggacagtgggattgagtgcaccctcagcaagtttgccgatgacgccaagctgtgtggtccggttgatatgctggagggaagggatgccatccagagggaccttgacatgcttgagaggtgggctgatgccaaccttatgaagttcaaccacgacaagtgcaaggtcctacacctgggtcggagcaatcccaggcacagctacagactgggcaaagaagagattcagagcggccctgcagagaaggacttggggatgctggtcgatgagaaaatgaacatgagccggcttcagtgtgctcttgcagcccagaaagccaaccgtatcctgggctgcatcaaaaggagcatgaccagcaggttgaaggaggtgatcctgcccctctactctgttctcatgagacctcacttggagtattgtgtgcagttctggtgtcctcaacataaaaaggacatggaactgttggaagaagtccagaggagggccacaaggatgatcagggaactggagcacctcccgtatgaagacaggctgaggaagttggggctgttcagcctggagaagagaaggctgcgtggggacctcatagcagccttccagtatctgaagggggcctatagggatgctggggagggactctttgtcagggactgtagtgacaggacaaggggtaatgggttaaaacttaaacgggaagtttaaactggatataaggaggaaattctttcctgtgagggtggtgagacactggaatcggttgcccagggaggttgtgagtgctccatccctggcggtgttcaaggccaggttggatgaagccttgtgtgggatggtttagcatgaggtgtccctgtccatggcaggggggttggaactagatgatcttgtggtcctttccaaccctaactattctatgattctatgattccctggTTTTGGGCTAGTATACTAGAATGCTGAGGAATCCTATAGAGTTCTGATTGAAGTATTGTAGACTGATGTTTCCTTTGATAAAGGGGAGCAGGTCATAGGTGTTTCTGTGAAAATCTGATTAGGGAGCAGAAGTAAGGTGCCTTTAAAAGGAAACCTAttgtgaaagaagcagcagcagcagccagatgAAATTAACTGGGGTCAGAGTTTTTATAGGAAAGATGGGgtaagtaaaaggaaaatatggCTGGGGAATGTTAAGACCTTCAGCAAATATCTAAGATCAATGAAGTAGGTCTGTTACAAGTAAAATAAGGCAAAGTCTCAGGGTCGATGCTGCCTTTGTTAAATCTTCAGTAGGACTACAGCAGTGAcattaaaacagaaaggaaagcagaaatatcACTGTGAAGATGGGGGGACTTCAGCACATTCATTTCTGCTTAATATCTGCTTAGTACAATTGTGGTATTGAGGGTACTTGGCTAATAGATTAATTGGTGAGGCACAGTTACAAAGTAATAGAACTGGTGGAGAGggaaaatgattaaaaataaacacttatCTTGCAGTTCTGTCTAGTTGAGCTGTAGAACTGCCTCTAAATAATTTAGTAGGGAAAATGTAGGAGGTGGAAAGCTAAAAATACTAGAACAAGAGAATTGTGTGGTCATCGGTATTTAAGTGATGTACATTGCAGTGTGACAAGGGTTGGCTCTACTGAAGAGGAGTGTTTAAGCTCAGTGATTGGAACTTGTAAATAGTAAGATATTTTGCTGTTGAAGTAATGTTTAGGGTGTAATCCCAGTTATTCCATTTGGAAGTAtcaaaattaaattgaaaaaatgtatttccagcTGCCTGATGAATATTCTGTGAGCAGTCTTGGATTGCCAGGCAGAGAGACTAGAAATCACTGGAGCTATTTTTCCATGTTTGGTACTTCCTATACTGGTTTTCTCCTTCAGGCCATGGATGCAGCCCAGCTTGCAGATGATCTGAAAGCCCAACTAGAGCTGGCTCAGAAGAAGTTGCATGACTTCCAGGATGAAATTGTGGAAAACAGAGTAACTAGAGAGAAAGAGATGTTTAACTTCAAAAGGGCTGAGGTATATACATGATGCACAAACCTTTAATACCTGTCTGCTTTGGTGTTTGTCCCCTCTGGTAACTGAGTTTGGAGTGGGTTTCAACTACACTACTTTCTTGGGGGTCCAGTTTCACTTTGATTTCAGCTTCATCAGTTTTGTCCACTGATAACTGACAATACATGTAGGACCAGATTATAATGTAATCTTTTGGAAATTTGTTGGACTGTAGGGGATGGAAGTATGGGTGGAGTGACCTGGCCAGGTGCTTATTCtcttttgtctttgaagaaGCTGTGATTAAGCATATATTGCCCATTTGTCTGGTCTTTTGTTTCTATGCAGGAAGATATTTCTAGGTTACGAAGGAAGCTGGAGACCACTAAGAAGCCTGACATGGTTCCTAACTGTGATGAAATACTGATGGAAGAAATCAAGGATTATAAGGTGAGTAGCTGTCTCTATAAAATTCCCTCTTTAACTGTACTTTAATCAAAAGGCTGTGTAGTCATCGTTTCAGTATTTGACATCTTGTCTCTGTACTCTAGTGTTGTAGCCTTATCTTGTATTGAAGAAACCACCTTATGGAATGGAAGGACCTTTCGTCTCCAGTTATCATCTGACATACACGGTGCAATGCAGTGGGCCCTCACTATAATGTTTCTGTCTTGCAGGCCCGCCTGACGTGCCCGTGCTGTAACATGCGCAAAAAGGATGCTGTGCTCACGAAGTGCTTTCATGTCTTCTGTTTTGAGTGTGTGAAAACACGCTATGACACCCGGCAGCGTAAGTGCCCCAAGTGCAATGCTGCCTTTGGGGCCAATGACTTCCATAGGATCTACATTGGTTGATTCTATCCATAAAATGATTCCATTCTATCTGGAATGATGAAAAGTTACTGCTTATATTGACCAGTCAGTTTCCCCGATTTTCTGTGATTGTCAGCTTTGGGGCAGTCAGTGCTTCTGTCAGCTGATCTGCAGTCTTCtggaaagtagggttagggtaTTGGGAGAAGCATATCCTGGATCTTGGTTCCCttcttgttgcttttcttttactctTGCTCTCATGTTTTGTGGATTCCTTGTGCTTCAGAGGACATTTGCTGTACATCGCTTTGACACTGCGAAGTTGGGAACATCTAACTGAAGTCCTGCCTTGATGGGGTGGAAGCTGTGGTGCAGCAGAGCTAAATGAGGCCTTTATCTGAGGAGTTTGTTTTGGATGTTCTTTATTAAATCCCATCAAGGTATGGTAGTGTTTCTGAGAGTTAACAGTTTCCTAAGTAATGGGCCAAATAATGAACGTACAGGTACATCTGTAGACTTCAGTGGAGTGACTCCTTAGATATATAACTCCCTCAGTCAGGTTGAGGTATTGCTGTTACTGTCCTGTTTCCAGAAAAGAATTTGTGGAGGTTACTTTGTTGCAAATTTGCCACAGAGATTAATCTTACAATGCACAAAAtctaataaaagcttttttctgggtgtttttctgggttttcttgCCTCTGGTAGTATCTTGTCTGTGCTCCTGTCCTTTGTCTGGTtactggaaacatttttcataGGCTTTAGCCTTCTATAGTAGAGAAATCAATGTGTTCCTTCATTCACTTTCAAAAAATGCTTATCTAAAAGAACCTTCCCTTTTTTGGCTGTATCTTCACTACCTGATTCCTGACACAACAGAAGGACCAAAATGCTGGATTACTTATGCAGTCATTCGATCATGGCCACTAGGAGTTTTGTGAAAGGACATAGCACAGGGTATTGTCTCTATGCTCCCTGTAGTGCAAGGCTGCATTTGAAGTCTTGAACAACAATCACTCTAAAAACGTGAAGTAATTTATTTACAACATTCCTTCATAGAGCAGactttttcctgtaattttctTGGAAGGTGCAGCTGTTAGGTTTGTCTTATCTGTGTCCCTTCCCTGAATCATGAAATCTGTATTACCTTCCTGTGTTCACTGTAGGGAATTATAAAAACAATACTAAAGTGAAATGCAGACTGTCTTACAGTATGCATTATT
It contains:
- the RNF20 gene encoding E3 ubiquitin-protein ligase BRE1A, with the protein product MSGVGSKRTAGEPGPSAPPEKKAGVEDSGTTVETIKLGGVSSTEEMDIRALQTKNRKLAEMLDQRQAIEDELREHIEKLERRQATDDASLLIINRYWNQFDENIRIILKRFDLDQGLGDLLSERKALVVPEPEPDSDSNQERKDERERGEGLEPAFSFLATLASSTSEEIESQLQERVESSRRAVAQIVTMYDKLQEKVDALSQKVNSGDITLMEEAVLELNTYLSHENGRLQELADVLQEKHRIMSQEFSKLQERVETAESRVSVLETMIDDLQWDIDKIRKREQRLNRHLADVLERVNSKGYKVYGAGSSLYGGTITINARKFEEMNAELEENKELAGNRLKELEELRQDLEEVTTQNEKLKVELRRAVEEAVKETPEYRCMQSQFSVLYNESLQLKAHLDEARTLLHGTRTTHQRQVELIERDEVSLHKKLRTEVIQLEDTLAQVRKEYEMLRIEFEQTLAANEQAGPINREMRHLISSLQNHNHQLKGEVLRYKRKLREAQSDLSKIRSRSGSALLQSQSSTEETKEEPPEIKQEPDDPSAQVSLPKATSEDITEMKARRDEEERERERREREREREKEKEKEREREKEKEKEREREKQKQKESEKERESKEKEKGKHEDGRKKEAEVIKQLKAELKKAQESQKEMKLLLDMYRSAPKEQRDKVQLMAAEKKAKAELEELRQRVKELEDKEKKESKKMADEDALRKIRAVEEQIEYLQKKLAMAKQEEEALLSEMDVTGQAFEDMQEQNIRLMQQLREKDDANFKLMSERIKSNQIHKLLKEEKEELADQVLTLKTQVDAQLQVVRKLEEKEHLLQSSIGTGEKELGLRTQALEMNKRKAMDAAQLADDLKAQLELAQKKLHDFQDEIVENRVTREKEMFNFKRAEEDISRLRRKLETTKKPDMVPNCDEILMEEIKDYKARLTCPCCNMRKKDAVLTKCFHVFCFECVKTRYDTRQRKCPKCNAAFGANDFHRIYIG